In Archangium violaceum, the following are encoded in one genomic region:
- a CDS encoding ABC transporter ATP-binding protein: protein MDSSAPIEIRNLSKTYRLGFLMNRQVRALQSLDLTLMPGQVYGLLGPNGAGKSTTIKILMNLVRASAGEARLFGLTPDDKEARRRVGYVPENPAPYEYLTGREFVTLSGRLAGMSGKELDDRVSQVLGMVQMERAAGLQIRRYSKGMVQRVALAQALVSRPSLLILDEPTSGLDPVGRRQIRDLILEERERGTTILFCTHIIPDVEALCERVAVLVGGRRVREGSVAELLSSETTQVELTVEGLPLERIQSLGVPLESAQTLESRVMLRIRESESQPLLKKLLEAGARVTKLQPARFSLEDLFLRALEEARQGPVGGEIS from the coding sequence ATGGACTCCTCAGCACCCATTGAGATTCGCAACCTGTCCAAGACGTACAGGCTCGGCTTCTTGATGAACCGGCAGGTCCGCGCCCTCCAGTCGCTGGATCTGACGCTCATGCCGGGCCAGGTGTACGGGCTGCTCGGCCCCAATGGGGCCGGCAAGTCCACCACCATCAAGATCCTGATGAACCTGGTGCGCGCCTCCGCGGGCGAGGCCCGCCTCTTCGGCCTGACGCCGGACGACAAGGAGGCGCGGCGCCGCGTGGGCTACGTGCCGGAGAACCCGGCACCGTACGAGTACCTCACCGGCCGCGAGTTCGTCACGCTCTCGGGACGGCTGGCCGGAATGAGCGGCAAGGAGCTGGATGACCGCGTCTCCCAGGTGCTGGGGATGGTGCAGATGGAGCGCGCGGCCGGCCTGCAGATCCGCCGCTACAGCAAGGGCATGGTGCAGCGCGTGGCGCTGGCACAGGCGCTGGTGAGCCGGCCCTCCCTGCTCATCCTCGACGAGCCCACCTCGGGGCTGGATCCCGTGGGGCGCCGGCAGATCCGCGACCTCATCCTCGAGGAGCGCGAGCGCGGCACCACCATCCTCTTCTGCACGCACATCATCCCGGACGTGGAGGCGCTCTGCGAGCGGGTGGCGGTGCTGGTGGGAGGTCGGCGGGTGCGCGAGGGCAGCGTGGCCGAGCTGCTCAGCTCCGAGACGACACAGGTGGAGCTGACGGTGGAGGGACTCCCGCTCGAGCGCATCCAGTCCCTGGGCGTCCCGCTGGAGTCCGCGCAGACCCTGGAGAGCCGGGTGATGCTGCGCATCCGCGAGTCGGAGTCGCAGCCGCTGCTCAAGAAGCTGCTGGAGGCGGGAGCGCGGGTGACGAAGCTGCAGCCCGCCCGCTTCTCGCTCGAGGACCTCTTCCTGCGTGCGCTCGAGGAAGCGCGGCAGGGCCCCGTTGGAGGGGAGATCTCCTGA